A region of the Agrobacterium sp. RAC06 genome:
GTCGATCCTGCTCAACACGCCAGGCGAGAGCGCATCAATCGTGACAGCGCTCGAAGGCAACAAGATGGCCCGCGCGGGCCGCGGCGGGCCGGCCCTTGCCACGGCCGCGATCGGCTCCTTCGTTGCCGGCCTTCTGGCAACCATCGCGCTTGCTTTCATTGCGCCCTATGTCGTGAAATTCGCCCTGTCCTTCGGTCCGCGGGAATACTTCGCACTGATGATGCTCGCCTTCGTCACCGTCTCGGCAGCATTCGGGGATTCGACTTTGCGTGGTCTCACCGCGCTCTTTGTCGGCCTCGCCTTCTCGATCGTCGGTATCGATCAGCTGACTGGCCAGACGCGACTGAGTTTCGGCGTGCCGGATCTGCTCGACGGCCTCGAGGTCACCACGCTTGCGGTTGCGATGTTCGCCATCGGCGAGACGCTCTACGTGGCCGCGCAAGGTGCGCGGGCGCCTGAGAAGGTCGAGGCGGTGCGTGGTTCGCTCTGGATGAACAAGTCCGATTGGAGCCGCTCCTGGAAGCCCTGGCTTCGCGGTACGGCGATCGGTTTCCCGATTGGCGCCATGCCTGCCGGTGGTGCTGACGTGTCGAGTTTTCTCTCCTATTCGACGGAGAAGCAGTTCTCCAAGCATCCGGAAGAGTTCGGCAAAGGTGCGATCGAGGGCGTCGCCGGGCCAGAAGCGGCCAACAATGCCTCGGCTGCCGGAACACTGGTTCCGCTGTTGACGCTCGGCCTGCCGACCACGGCTACTGCTGCGATCATGCTTGCAGGTTTCCAGCAGTTTGGCCTGCAGCCGGGCCCGCTGTTGTTTGCGACCAATCCGCAGCTCGTCTGGGGTCTGATCGCCTCGCTGTTGATCGCCAACTTCATGCTGCTTGTGTTGAACCTGCCGCTGATCGGCCTCTGGGTGCGGCTCCTGACCATTCCAAAGCCCTGGCTCTATT
Encoded here:
- a CDS encoding tripartite tricarboxylate transporter permease, with amino-acid sequence MNTFDFLLQGLAIAAQPINLFYALIGVTLGTLVGVLPGIGPALTVALLLPVTYQLDPAGSLIMFAGIYYGGMYGGSTTSILLNTPGESASIVTALEGNKMARAGRGGPALATAAIGSFVAGLLATIALAFIAPYVVKFALSFGPREYFALMMLAFVTVSAAFGDSTLRGLTALFVGLAFSIVGIDQLTGQTRLSFGVPDLLDGLEVTTLAVAMFAIGETLYVAAQGARAPEKVEAVRGSLWMNKSDWSRSWKPWLRGTAIGFPIGAMPAGGADVSSFLSYSTEKQFSKHPEEFGKGAIEGVAGPEAANNASAAGTLVPLLTLGLPTTATAAIMLAGFQQFGLQPGPLLFATNPQLVWGLIASLLIANFMLLVLNLPLIGLWVRLLTIPKPWLYSGILVFATLGTIGANPSVFELGLLLTFGVLGYVMRVFGYPIAPVIVGLILGPMAEQQLRRALSISQGDPTVLVTSPIAAILLALAAIALVVPMILRARGRGQVLAQVAASED